The DNA region ATTTGATTCCAACGAAAAGTTTTTAAGAATAGACTACTAATTTAAAATTTTAGAACTATGAAAAGTATCAGAAATTTACTGGCAACTGCATTTTTAGCATCCATCACAGCAATTTTACTGGTCTCATGCTCTAATGATGACAACAATGACGGCAATACTTCAACAGTAATAGAATTTAGCGCACTTCCTGAAAACGCAAGAACTTTTTTAACGACCCATTTTCCCGGTGTTGAATCCAGAATGATAAAACAAAATGCCATAGCAGATGATGATGGTTCCATTTATGACGTTTATCTTACCAATGGTTTTGAAATCGATTTTGATAGTAATGGAAACTGGACCGATGTCGACGGCAATACCCAGGCAGTTCCTACCGCAATTGTTCCGGAAGCCATCACAACCTATGTTACTGCAAATTATGCCGGACAAACTATCAACACTATTGAAATTGAAAGAACAGGTTATGACATAGAACTTTCTAATGGACTGGACCTGGTTTTTGACAGCCAGGGACAGTTTATCAGAATTGACAGCTAATTACATTCTTTTTTTATAAAAATCCAAAGGGAGCTCCATAAATAAAACGGAAGCTCCCTTTTTCAATCAAAATAACCTAAACAAAAATATCTTTATCTCTTCAGCGAGAAGTGAGCCTTGAACTCCTTGCTCGCGTTGTTCTCCTTGTAGAGTACCTTGAACCAGTAGTCGGTCGAAGGAAGCGGGC from Flavobacterium lindanitolerans includes:
- a CDS encoding PepSY-like domain-containing protein, which gives rise to MKSIRNLLATAFLASITAILLVSCSNDDNNDGNTSTVIEFSALPENARTFLTTHFPGVESRMIKQNAIADDDGSIYDVYLTNGFEIDFDSNGNWTDVDGNTQAVPTAIVPEAITTYVTANYAGQTINTIEIERTGYDIELSNGLDLVFDSQGQFIRIDS